The proteins below come from a single Aegilops tauschii subsp. strangulata cultivar AL8/78 chromosome 6, Aet v6.0, whole genome shotgun sequence genomic window:
- the LOC109731651 gene encoding protein neprosin-like, protein MAATSLTAKHVALAKLKPSFPVASFNSSSKSGSHHNPKECLAFSNRPSTRARHAHLHMIAPRTLAATRVDEKRPSFIGSGHALIRRYSGILCTRKKVLPECASIMDVGMVWWQAFGVALLMSYLVLAIRGEDVRTTKNRENIDQIRQVDKTIVTDGGDVYDCTDVNLQPALNHPLLKDHKIQMGPSSFPNGLNVKSPFLNVESEAHPSVIECPIGTIPILRNNRREHVAGHNIDAVFTKFKQQGVAGIKYYDDVYGARAILNVYEPKVKKDSKDLSATGVQIDNGPNGIDGIIVGYSVAPNLVGDSFARFHIAWHAGASNKSCYDHTCPGFVQVNRNFGLGGRLQHVSVYNGKHYVLKILIFKDTKTKNWWVAYGEANIPIGYWPSSLFTYLRDKGNYTLWGGHVSGPMASSDSPQMGSGHFASEGHGKAAFIKSIQIIDENNKLVTPNENRVVTGTSDITKYTVDGYGIDKEGMHMYYGGPGNFV, encoded by the exons ATGGCCGCGACCTCCCTGACTGCGAAGCACGTCGCGCTGGCGAAGCTGAAGCCCAGCTTCCCGGTGGCTAGCTTCAATTCAAGCTCCAAATCTGGCTCACATCATAACCCAAAAGAGTGCTTGGCCTTCTCAAATCGGCCCTCGACGCGCGCACGCCACGCTCACCTGCACATGATTGCACCGCGGACGCTGGCGGCCACG CGTGTGgacgagaagagaccatcattcATAGGTTCTGGTCATGCCCTCATTCGGCGCTATTCTGGAATATTATGCACTCGGAAAAAGGTGCTCCCAGAGTGCGCTAGCATCATGGATGTCGGCATGGTTTG GTGGCAAGCTTTTGGAGTGGCACTTCTCatgtcatatcttgttctagccATCAGAGGAGAAGATGTAAGAACTACAAAGAACAGGGAAAATATTGACCAGATTCGACAAGTTGATAAAACTATCGTG ACGGATGGAGGAGATGTCTATGATTGCACTGATGTGAATCTTCAACCAGCTCTTAACCACCCATTATTGAAAGACCACAAAATTCAG ATGGGGCCAAGTTCCTTTCCGAATGGACTAAATGTCAAATCTCCATTCCTAAATGTTGAATCCGAAGCGCATCCATCGGTCATCGAATGCCCAATTGGAACAATTCCAATACTTCGTAACAATAGAAGGGAGCATGTAGCAGGACACAATATTGATGCTGTGTTTACCAAGTTTAAGCAACAAGGG GTGGCAGGAATAAAATATTATGATGATGTATACGGGGCACGTGCTATATTAAATGTTTATGAGCCAAAGGTGAAGAAAGATAGTAAGGATCTCAGTGCAACGGGGGTTCAAATTGATAATGGGCCAAATGGAATTGATGGTATAATTGTTGGTTATTCGGTAGCTCCAAACTTGGTTGGTGATAGCTTCGCGAGGTTTCATATTGCTTGG CATGCAGGCGCATCGAACAAGTCCTGCTATGATCACACATGTCCTGGTTTCGTGCAAGTTAACCGCAACTTTGGTCTTGGTGGAAGATTACAACATGTTTCAGTCTATAATGGGAAACATTATGTACTTAAGATCCTTATTTTCAAG GACACAAAGACAAAGAATTGGTGGGTAGCATATGGTGAAGCAAATATACCCATCGGATATTGGCCAAGTTCATTATTCACTTACCTTAGGGATAAAGGTAATTACACATTATGGGGTGGGCATGTTTCGGGCCCGATGGCTTCATCTGATTCTCCACAAATGGGTAGTGGACATTTTGCCTCTGAAGGACATGGCAAAGCAGCTTTCATAAAGAGCATCCAAATTATTGATGAGAATAACAAGCTTGTTACTCCAAATGAGAACAGAGTCGTCACTGGAACTAGTGATATAACAAAATATACTGTTGATGGTTATGGCATTGATAAGGAGGGTATGCATATGTACTACGGTGGACCAGGTAATTTCGTCTAA